From Plutella xylostella chromosome 23, ilPluXylo3.1, whole genome shotgun sequence:
CTCGCTTAGGACTTTGTGCAAAAATAAGATGTGACAAAAAAATTGTCATACGTTTGACTGGCCGACAGATATTTAGTGCACCGCAGAGGCGGCTTATCACCTTCAGTGGAGTATTTACGGGCTACATAACGTTTctgaggttttttttatataaagtcTAGGTATAAGGCATATACAACATACCCGGTGCGACATGCCGGGCACGGTGGTGGGGCTGTTGAACAGTTTGTTTGAGATCTCTTCCAGTTTGTCACACACAGATAACAAAATCTTCTCCTCTAAGTTGGTCGCTTTCAGTTCCTGGAATGATGTGTGAATTATGTTTATCACATAGGTACGTACGATAATTTCGTTCTTGTTATGAAACTATTGGTGTCGTCACGCGTCGCTTTCTCCAAGTCTCTATGGAGAAGCAACATTTCTttttgtgaattttcaaaagtcgtagaacaaaagttattcagatTGACCCCCCGAGGGAATGACTtatagtcgtcgaaatataataggcccgtttggacagctaaaCAAATTTGcaatttactcttgatttacttgatgaaatacataaaaagacacctaatctggcttattatttaacggtCGAAAGgaaaaagaacttttaaagaaccaaaagttacttattgtttagatttttgaTGATTTAGGTTTGAtaccagctgtcatcccatacattttagagctgtccaaacgggcctattatatttcgacgactataGGATAtcaattttgcaacatcctttAGGTATATTACGCAGTTGGTTTGCTATTTTCCTTAcagtaaaagtattttaccTTGCTAGAGAAGCTGAGCTCGAGCGCCTGCTTCTCCGCGTAGTTGGTGGTGGTGATCCTCTCCAGGAACTGCGCGAGCAGGTTGTACGTGTGCTGGATACTGAGGTATAGTGTGTTAAGGACATTCTTTTAATAATATAGACAGGAGCTTCATACACGTAAGTGTTATTgaatagataaaaaaataagagaaAATATACTTAGAATAAATGGCCATGTATATATTTTGGAGTAAAAGCTGTATCTATCAACgtctttttacccgactgccgaaggaggagggtaatgtttttgtataaatataaataaaatatggggCATATTACgttgtaatattttcaaaactcgtactaaaaataatgtttacaaAAACGGTGTATTAACAGGTAACCtttaataatgatgatgagaTTTGACGAAGATGTTGGAGGTGTTTCTTGTTTGTGAACAGTGAACGGATGAAAGAGAGTGAAAACTGGAGTCCTAGAAATAATTGATTTTTGCTGTAAAACGAAGTTATTATAACTTGAAAAGGATACATATGCAGATGCCTTAGCGTGGCCGCGTCGGCGTGGAAGGCCCCCTTCGCGATGTGGTTGTACTTGGCCGTGGCCGCGCGCACCGCTGCCGCCGCCTTCTTGAGCGCCACTGTACACGCGCCCGCCTTCGCAGCCGGCGATCGTACCGCCTAGGAGATAAGGGTTATTATCAATAGTCATAATGTAACTGGCacagtcagcttcataagttacacatagaattatgtagctTTTCCCGCAAGCTACAATATACGCGCCCGCTTTAGCAGTTGTAGAACGCACCGCCTAGAGATAAGGATTTTTAGAGTGATTATACATCGGCACCGTAGCTAAGTTGGTAGTGAAGCTGGCTCTGAAGCTCGAGGCCGTGGGATCGAATCCCGCCCAAGGGCACATTTGTGTTTGGTTCTTGGTTTTTTCTATATATTtctgtacataaatattagcTGTCCCTATTAAATGGAAGGTTCCTTTAGCGATGTGGTTGTACTTGGCCGTGGCCGCGCccaccgccaccgccgcctTCTTGAGTGCCACAGCGGACCGCCTAGGGATAAGGATTTTTAGAGTGATTATTCATCGGCACCGTAGCCTAGTCGGTAGTGAGCCCAAGCGGCAGCATCCCAAATGTGGGCATCCCAAGGGCAAACAACATTTGTGTTTAGTTGTTGGTTttctatatatttgtgtagatataatcagctgtctccactaacgtccgccacttccgcctatcttcggctgtacttttggcctcgCAGCTCGTTTTCGACGCTTCTTCGTCATGTTTGGACAGGGCGTCCACGGGAGCGCTTGCCATTTGGTGGCCTCCAGTGATgcaaaaagttattattattattatcatcaccAGTGAAGGCGACGGCGGGCTACGGCTACGTGCACACGGCGCAGCGGGCCAGCAGTAggtatgtgtttgtgtaggtaCATGAGCTggccgatacccatattacagagTTTGTCTAGTTTGGGTTCAGATgtccgtgtgtgagatgtctctgtgtgagatgtccctacCTGCGCGTGCGTGACGGCgacggcgggcggcggctgcgTGCACatggcgcgcgcggcggcggcgcagcgcGCGAGCGAGGCGAGGAGGCTCGCGCGGGCCGACATCCACGCGCCTGCCATGCCTGCGGGGTGACGGGAAATTGTTTAACTcccagtttctatatctctatctatctataactggtagttactttcatacgattttgacataatcaaaagtaacaatctgtcaaaatcgtatgaaagtaactaccagttatagatagatagagttatagaaaggGGCCGTATAAGTGTGTATTGACCAACGTTACGGACTGTAATGTAATATTCCCAGCGAGCATGTGACAGCCGGGTGGAGCACTCAAAGCGGCTCGTAGCTCGCTGGTTTCCCCGTATCTACGTACTGACTGCACGTATGCTCGCTGTGTAACATGTTAacatcttaaaaaataatatttgacacAATCTGTCTgcctatagtgccacaaacttatctgttccggtgagagctcacgttaatctctaatatttcttgattCTATAAGACTTTAAGTTAGCCTGTAGTGGTAATGCACCCTttcggttttaataaacccatctaatctatatgaatgtataatttattggtaatttatgagatatggatcaatttagttcgctctcaccggaacagataagtttgtcgcactatacattaaatttgtagacatgatttttttttaatgccaTCGAAGTAAATCTCAGGTGAAACATAAACTACATTGCATTTAGAACATAACGTGTAATAGGATTTATAAACCGAAGTCTAAACAGCTCGCGGTTATGATAAGCGATTGACGTTTTGTTAATAGCaacttatttacttttttttacaatggTGGTAATGAATACAGTTGGTAtgcctaagtacttatagtgtAAAAGTGAAGTAATGTTACCGGCACAAGCGGCGCACCCCCCGCAGCCCCCGCacagcccgccgccgcccgcggccgccgccagCTCCCACTGCGACGAAGCTTCTTCTAGCCGGGATATGTCTGCAACAGATAGGAGAAATTAAGACggtaataaaattttcttcagctttaagtaggtacttacatacataataaatatttagggtctgtttcacaatgtctggttagtggctacctgacggataaaatacatgctgtcactctctgttattattttttagacagtgacagcatgtattttatccgacaggtagcgactaatcagacattgtgaaacaggggctaaAGTATTGTAAAAATCCTATCTCTTATGTAACACCCAAGAAAGAAGTGGTTAAAGAAAAGAACCAATGCGCGTGATGCATTTAGCAACGAAGAGAGTATTTGAAACGCGTCCTTGCCGTAATAGACGAATAGCTACCGCGCACGCTTAACGCGAACCAATGGCGTCGCGCGGTAGTGACACATTCCAACCGGGACTAAATTCAGTCTATACTGCCTATTGGTCGTCATTACCTCCTTGCAGCATGGcgtcgggcggcggcggcgcggctagCTGCGAGAGTATTGTCGCATACTTGTTCAGATGATAGCTTTCGCTCATAAAAgcacttttgaaacatctgTATAAGGTGTCTACAGTTGACACGACACTCGGGGAGGCGTCTTATAGCTTGTTGTGATATTATAgaatttaaatatacctacttaggtaaatttatatatttatttatttacactttattgtacacaaaaatcaatttttaacatttaaaaacatagcTAATAATTTGCgcacaaaggcggacttattgctaaaagcaatttctaccagccaacctttgaTTGGTGGTTATTGGTGAAATCATGTAACCTaaacaaaatggctgccaatTAACGAGGATTCAGAGCGCGTCCTTGCGCGATACCAATGGCGTCGTGCGGTTGTGACACTATCACCCCGGGGCTTAAATAGTATTTTCTCATTGGTCTACACTACAACATACCTCCTTGCAGAATggcgtcggcggcggcggcgcggcgcagcgCGAGCACTTAGTATATACTCACTAACTTGAGGCCTTCTATTCCTACCACTAAAATGGAGGATTCTGAGCGTGTCCTAGCCGTAATAGACGAATAGCGGCCGCGCGGCATAGCGCGAACCAATGACGTTGCACCACATTCCGCCCGACTCAAATACTGTTTTCTCATTGGTCATACCTCCTTGCAGCATGGCGtcggcggcagcggcgcggCGCAGCGCCAGCAGCCAGCGGCGCGACGCCTCGTGCGGCGCCGCTGCTCCCAGCTCCGAGAGTATTGTCGCTGCTAGGTTGTGGTGGCCGTATCTGTGGAGAAAGCAATATGACTGTTACTGTATTACCACAAAACACTTTATAttacactgtttaacaagtgtttaaaatttgACAGTTGTGTAAGGCGTCTGACAgtgctaaacatctgttaaatactgtctatgtttttgtggtaagatCCTTACAATTTACCTCCAGGCAGCAGAGCTCATTCATTCTACAAAGTTTCGCTCTGTAAAGttttaatgtacttataggTTTTAACAGTTTagaaaaacacttttttttctttggtaATCTGTACGTTTGGTACAGGATTTGATTATAGACATACATAATTGTCTCAAggacaaagtggcgcctctagcgaaAACTTTAATGTAGCTTTACAGTAAAAAGTCTAAAAGATCGGAGTAAGAATATTAGTGACCGATATTCGAATCCCGATTTGTTACGTGAATcggtaagtaataataaatattatgacaatCACCTGAGTGCAGCCCTGGCCACTCTATACCGCGTCCAGCCGTCGCTATTCCGCAGCGCATCTATCACAGTTTGCTCCCACTCGTCACTGATCTTCATAGTCAGCGCTGTGCCGGCTCTTTCCTGAAAGAAATAAAGTATTATTAGTAGTCGTAGGTATAATCAAATAATTCGTAAGGAAAACAGCAAGATTCAGTTtggttttttttctgtatagAACCGCAAGATTGAGTttcaacattatttttttattgtatctcATAGAGCCAGTCTGTCATTTCAACGcagtgaaaggattagctaGTGAGATTAGCACTCAGTAGCTAAATATTTAGGTGCACTACATTCAAGAAAAATTCCCCAAGGGTGGATTTTGATATGTGGTGTGTCCCAGAATTAATTTTTGAATACCTGACAAACCACAGTGCAGAGTAGAACTAGCGCCGTGCAGGCCTCTTCTGAGTTATCGTCGTTTGTTGGCTCTCCGTCTACATCCCTGTAGAATTGAaaagatatatattttttaaaaggcACTGACTAATACGGAATATTACTGAAAAATCTGTAGATacgtttgtttgtttattgttcatttatttataatatatcttaataatacatacagtTGTCTTAAACCTaataaggggccgtccattaatcacgtgaggctcaaaggggggggggggaggggggtactgaaaacctcacgaaacatcactagggggagggggggttcacgttagacatcacgtgtattaattttttgtcaaaaattaggtatttctggccatgtagcacggggcgctattaagacgtgacaaaagttccccgtcgcgctcgctcttgagactatgcgatgtgagtgagcaagatgcaaaactcttgtcacgtcttaaatgcgccccgtactagcccttctgaaccgatattttggacggcgcaaaaattttaacgatttgtagtatgacctatattttttctagtcaaaaattgcctttacatagacttccaaaaaaatacacgtgatccaggggggggagggggggttggtcccaaacctcaccaaatatcaccagggggtaggggggggtcaaaaattGAGAataacgacctcacgtgattaatggacggcccctaacgTCCTCATATCACAGATAAAATCCCATCCTATAGACCCTAGACATAGACACTTAATATCGCTGAAAAAATCTCACcttatagatacctactagACATCTATCAATCAGTcatcactgataaaatccCACTACTACTACAAGACaaccacatattattattgataaaatttctACCTATAAATACTagacacataatattattgtcaCTGATAAATCTCTTCCTAAAACCTACATGCATGTAGTCTCGGCTAGCAGCCGGCGGCGCAGCGCGTCAGCAGCCGGCTGCACGGCCCCGGGGCAGCCCGTgctgccgccgcgcgccgccagcgcctCCAGCAGCGCCGCCTCTCTCGCTGCTCCCGCTGCTCTAGGGGAATCCCAGAGGCTGTCGAGTTGCGAGCCGAGGACTGCGGCTGTTCGTGGACCGTAGACTGAGGGTTCTACGTTGCATAGTTGCACCTGGATGAGGATTTAGATTAGGTAATGGGGGTTACTTTTTAAGCCGCGGGTACGAAACTTGCGACGGGCGGAGCGACGGCATGTTTTAATGCATTTGATTACATCGCCGTCGCGCCCGCCGCCCCGTCGTCGCTTCGCCCGTCGCAAGTTTCGTAGCCCCTAAGTTTCAGCAGAAAAAGCGGCGCGTCTAGCGGAATTTATGGTAGAATAAgcgtaatgaaataaaaaattatgcaGTTTACACAAACATTTCCGTTTTATCCTAATTTACACCCACAGCCCACAGTACACAGGAATTAAATTGCTCCGAATTTTGTTTAGTTTAAAGCACGTAAAATACGTGGTAGAAAAACCACATGTTTTTACTTCGTAGATTACagattatttacttaccaagCAACTCAAGGCCACTCTCAGCGGCTTGGTATAGTCTTTGCCGTCAGTCTGTCCGGTCGCTATGACCAGAGCTTCTAGAGCCAGCATGAGGTCTGCACCATCTACCGGCAGGCTTTCTTCGTAGCTGTAACAAATTGTATGCATTTTGAAATTCTGGTATAAAATAGCTAGCTACCATTAAGAATTAGGTACCAAACATTATTAGTTTACCTATTTGTGTTGTCAGTTAGGTATGTATCTCtatttcgttttatttatgttttgtgtCTTGAACGAAATAAATggctttttctttcttttttcaaaatattggATGCACTCACATTAATTGTTAAATTGCTGGCTCTGCTTCATAATACTTCATATATCAAACAATGGATATTGGTTGGAGGTGGTTGATGATGTTGGGTGGCCTTGATACCATAACCATTTGTCGTGGTCATTTATAATAAGTGCAGAAAACAATAGATATCTGCTTTTACACAGTCGTACAAGTTGTTGCTTTTACACAAGAAGTGAGGGTAAATGGACAGAACCCTATCAGACATCTATGTCATATGGGCCGAATCACGGAAGAGAGGACCGCTATGATACCAAGCCGGCGGCAGTGTAAATGGACAATGGCCATATGGTTTATTCAATTTGGTCATCAACATTATATAAACTTACCAATGTACAACGATGTGCGTGAGTACGTCAGCGGCGGTCGCGGCCACGTCCAGCTTCACCGACATAGTGGCATCCTGTAGAGAACATAATGCCAATTTTAACATTCAGGTTTCACACTTGTGTCGTTTTAAAACTTGTATTCGGCATTAGACTTATCATAATACCTGAACAATACGCTGAAAAATCGATGGCTTTTTGGGTAAGAAATTCTCGAAGATCACGAACAGGAGATGTAACTAAAGCTGTCTATGTTGAATGAGGAAGGCAAGAGAACAGAGTGTTATATCCTTCCTTTGCTGAGGGCTGAGGGCTGAGGTCTTGTATATCAGTGAAAGATTGTTTTCTGATGACCTAGTATGTGATTTACCTGACAATAGGAGCGTAGAAGACTCGGCTCCAGGCATCCGTCAGCATTCCTCTGTATAAGTCCCGCGCCCGCGCACACTGCTGGACACTTCACTAAGATCTgcagaaaatgaaaaaatatttaagcaaATATAACGATTGTATAGCTGAAGACCGCCACAACACTACATCTTCCACCCTGGTACTTCAATGCTCTTCCAAAAGCAGATATGACCAGGGACTGTATAGCCGGGGCAGACCATAGTGCAGCATGCTCAGCCAACTTCTTACACCCTGGTACCCTAAAGGACTACTATGTTTCTGTACTTTAAGTTTACTTCTTCTAAGCTCTTGTACCCTGGTACATTTACATACCTGCATAACCTGCAAGCACAGCAACGTATGCTGGGTATCATGACTCCTAGAAGACGCAGCAATGACCAGGGACTGTATGGCCAGCTTCTTACACCCTGGTCACTTACACACTTCCACTCACACCTTCACGACTTCCGGCCACTTCACACTACTTTGACGCTCTTATAACTAGTTTACTTATCCTGTTGTATAGAATCCTGGAACTTCTACATACCTGCATAACTTGCAAACACAACAGCGTATGCTGGGTATCATGACTTCTAGAGGAAGCCGCTATGACCAGGGACTGTATGGCCGAGGCTGGCCATAATGCCGCATGCTCTGCCAGCTTCTTGAGCCCTAGTAGCGCGGCGCGACGGACGGACGCGCGGGCTTCGTTCACTGCTATGTCTAGGAGGAGTTCCACCTGGGGAATAAAAATTAGCATGTTGGTTTATAGTATTTGATTCTAGAGTTCGTTTAGAATAGTACCTATTTGATTCAGTTTTTTTCTTGTGGACTTTGTTTCATCACTGTTTTCCACAGGACTGTTGGAATGTTTAGTACTCTTTTACGGGAAAACAGGTTAATcaattttaattgaattacGTATGTAAGAAGGGaccatcttcttcttcttctaggCCTCTCCACGACTGGAGGTTGgcggtcagctctgcatactcCTTTCTATTCTTCGCCAAGCGCAACGGGTGTTCTACGCTGGCCGACCAttgaagtaaataaactaagtaaaGCTGATGTTAATGAAGCTCGTGTAAAGAGCTAATATGTAAAATCCTTTCTATCCTTTTCTATCTCCGTATGTGTGGGTACAGGCTTCTTAAGAGTTGATAATGACAACTTTTTCATCCTACTTCTTAAACTACTGCCCTCCTCTGGAAAACAAGAACACAAAAATTCTCTACAGCAGCTTCCACACACACCTGGTCAGGCACATGCACCACAGTATCATCAGCTATAGCGGTCAGCGCGGAGATGGCGGCGCGGGTCGAGCTGGACGACGGGAACCGCTGCATGAGCGAGCGCAGCAGCTCAAGCACCGTCTGCGCTCTGATAGCTGGGAATGGAGTTAGAATTgcattacaatacaatacataatacagtataaggcagataaatctgacccctctcagaagcattgttactatgagagggaggtcaggtttctctgcacatgaccatATCagctctttatttgcaccaaaagaaaaaaattaaagaataactaataaattaaaaacaaaacagtacaaaaaggaggccttattgcttaaagcaatttTATCACAGGCATCACATGCAGGATGTTTGTTGTAACGgtaactactttttttttttttaaatcttatttatttatagaggacattgtacataaaatgACGATGTAGCCCTCGTAGGAGCAAAATAAAGTTATGTTACAACAGTTTGTTAACTAAAACTAGGCATATATAACTAATGGTATTATACTATTTgtgtatttatataatcaaAAATCACTTATCTTCTAGATTTCATGCCAAAGCGAGCTAGTCTGTACAGTAGCCTGGCCTGCGGTAACTACTTAAAAACATACTATGATGTCAAACTACATTGTATAAGTGGAACAAGTGTGTGCACTCCATGTTTCCAATGCAGATTACTCAGTTTTTCTGTAgcttatattgtattttagttaattGTATTGACACACACCTCCCCCATGCACGGTCCGCAGTGCCCGCACCAGCTTGTCCCGGCGCTCAGACCCCGTGTTCTCACACTCCACCATGTCCGACAACTTGTTGCACATCGCCACCGCAAATGTACTGGAAAATACACAAATTCTTAGTAATTCACTTTGTCATCAAAACAGTACTGTGAACAATGACTACACAACAAAGGCAAAGAAAGAGTAAAGCTTCTTCTtcatatcaataaaattaaatttaaaatggatGCTCTTCCTGTTTACTGTACAGCCCAAACATGCATGCATGAATTAGAAATGCATTATAAACTTACTTAGAATGAGCAGCAAATCTAGTAGTGGCGTAAATAGCAGCATCCACCTCCACATCATCATGGCTGTCGAGCCCTCTCCTTATAGCATGATGCACATTCTGCCTCTCAGGAATGATTCCGGCTACTGCACCTAGTGTCTTCAATGCCAGCGCCCGCGCCACCGGGTCATTTGAATGTAGAACACTGAACACTCGCCGGAGAAACTCGTCAACGTTCAGAATCTTATCCAGATGCTTCTCGCTTTGTTGGCACACGCGTAGAACCCACAAACGCAGGAAGTTGTTGCCCATACGAAACACATCGGAAAGTTTCAGAAATGACGAGTTGATGAGAATCGGAAACGGGTACTTCTCGAATAGACGAGGAAAACGGACGATCGCTTCGCATTGTTCGCCGACTTTACCAGACCTGAGGCCTAAAACAGAAAGCGGTTTACAGAGTTGTATAGAAAGCCGAAAACTATGTTTTGTCGATAAGGTTAGTTTCAAGATACCTTTATCTAATTCTGTAAGAGCTGAATTTGCATCTTGTTCTGGCTCTCCACTTGACTCAGAGAAAGAGTTGAGCCTGAAACCTATCATAGTTTCAGATAAATTGCGACAAAAttaaacacaaacaaacaaaattggCTTTACGATCGACGAGCTAACCATTCGTTTGACATTTGCCaattttgacattgacatttgacactaaaaAGCAAAGTGACGTTAGCAGTATGACAGTTGACATAAGCATTGACAGTTTACATTGGTCTGTGTTTATATTCCTTTTTCTGAGgcttaaataacattatttattgtggTTTCCATATAATCCGCTAGATGGCTCTACTTGTTGCAAAACTACTTTTTTCGTAAGCTTACCTATCCTCACACACTAAACTtaaacctacctacataaaacgGTCATTAGTCATTATCTAAGGTCAAATTACTTTGGGCACGTCCATCCAACA
This genomic window contains:
- the LOC105384279 gene encoding integrator complex subunit 7, whose amino-acid sequence is MIGFRLNSFSESSGEPEQDANSALTELDKGLRSGKVGEQCEAIVRFPRLFEKYPFPILINSSFLKLSDVFRMGNNFLRLWVLRVCQQSEKHLDKILNVDEFLRRVFSVLHSNDPVARALALKTLGAVAGIIPERQNVHHAIRRGLDSHDDVEVDAAIYATTRFAAHSNTFAVAMCNKLSDMVECENTGSERRDKLVRALRTVHGGAIRAQTVLELLRSLMQRFPSSSSTRAAISALTAIADDTVVHVPDQVELLLDIAVNEARASVRRAALLGLKKLAEHAALWPASAIQSLVIAASSRSHDTQHTLLCLQVMQILVKCPAVCAGAGLIQRNADGCLEPSLLRSYCQDATMSVKLDVAATAADVLTHIVVHCYEESLPVDGADLMLALEALVIATGQTDGKDYTKPLRVALSCLVQLCNVEPSVYGPRTAAVLGSQLDSLWDSPRAAGAAREAALLEALAARGGSTGCPGAVQPAADALRRRLLAETTCMDVDGEPTNDDNSEEACTALVLLCTVVCQERAGTALTMKISDEWEQTVIDALRNSDGWTRYRVARAALRYGHHNLAATILSELGAAAPHEASRRWLLALRRAAAADAMLQGDISRLEEASSQWELAAAAGGGGLCGGCGGCAACAGMAGAWMSARASLLASLARCAAAARAMCTQPPPAVAVTHAQAVRSPAAKAGACTVALKKAAAAVRAATAKYNHIAKGAFHADAATLRHLHIIQHTYNLLAQFLERITTTNYAEKQALELSFSSKELKATNLEEKILLSVCDKLEEISNKLFNSPTTVPGMSHRHTAAVLKAVEACTTGTLFPRGVCGGSAGRARCRLALNPAPRPPPAEHAATLCLSHHLALKIEGVILPPYSATLVPAEQMKKRIRKKKQEERQVKGVQLTVTATPHPRTSEKTVELTNIPPVLTAVQTVTPMRDFFSAQQLVSVNAPGLYTVTVEAAFIDQRGELCLTGPKASLVIKAHEDPASKGNPQGGRGRF